A window of the Megalopta genalis isolate 19385.01 chromosome 2, iyMegGena1_principal, whole genome shotgun sequence genome harbors these coding sequences:
- the Tis11 gene encoding tis11 zinc finger protein isoform X2, giving the protein MNYNAATAKTKEISTTSTASSNGNSTTGNNGGHAPLRRSYTSLVTTLIEQHRKLDRSASEPTSRYKTELCRPFEESGTCKYGDKCQFAHGYSELRNLARHPKYKTELCRTFHTIGFCPYGPRCHFIHNFEEARIHNQKVSAQLGSTQPNIMGLNPLLSAATAAAAAAAGNNCNGSNVNLTVNSVSLLEQIVASPQVAAAAAAATPSLMRTNSLSLCNNNNHSNNNNNNNNTYNPPLLRTNSLSLTTTQHHHHHHHHHHHQNGTTGVSSVIGATRPKPLNLSPTFSLGSTGDSISPSSSLSQSPTNSMASFFSDDCSQQPSLSLPTTAFSFGQDFGLLATRQSPSPRTNSMCSPLSSDELTPRTPSPLSPNADSRLPVFNRISSTLADFENLKI; this is encoded by the exons ATGAATTAT AATGCAGCTACCGCGAAGACAAAGGAGATATCCACGACGTCGACGGCGAGCAGCAATGGCAACAGCACGACCGGTAATAACGGCGGACACGCGCCCCTACGTCGAAGCTACACCTCCCTGGTAACCACTTTGATCGAGCAGCATCGTAAACTGGACCGGAGTGCAAGCGAGCCGACCTCTCGCTACAAAACCGAGTTGTGCCGGCCATTTGAGGAAAGCGGTACCTGCAAATATGGCGACAAGTGTCAGTTCGCGCACGGCTACAGTGAATTGCGCAATCTCGCCCGCCATCCGAAATACAAGACCGAGCTGTGCCGTACGTTCCACACGATCGGGTTCTGCCCGTACGGGCCCCGGTGCCATTTCATTCACAACTTCGAGGAGGCGCGGATCCACAACCAAAAAGTGAGCGCGCAGCTGGGCTCGACGCAGCCGAACATCATGGGCCTGAATCCGTTGTTGAGCGCGGcaacggcagcggcggcggccgcgGCGGGCAACAATTGCAATGGCTCGAATGTGAACCTAACCGTGAACAGTGTCAGTCTCCTCGAGCAGATCGTTGCGTCTCCGCAAGTGGCCGCGGCGGCAGCTGCGGCGACGCCCAGCCTGATgcggaccaactcgttgagcctgtgcaacaacaacaatcacagcaacaacaacaacaataacaacaacacgTACAACCCACCGTTGCTTAGAACGAACTCGCTGAGCCTGACGACCACTCAGCACCACCATCAtcaccatcatcatcatcatcatcagaaCGGCACGACGGGCGTCAGCTCAGTTATCGGCGCTACCAGGCCGAAGCCGTTGAATCTGAGCCCGACGTTCTCGCTCGGCAGCACGGGGGACTCGATCTCGCCGTCGTCGAGCCTCAGCCAGTCGCCGACGAACTCGATGGCCAGCTTCTTCAGCGACGATTGCAGTCAACAGCCGTCCCTAAGCTTACCCACCACAGCGTTCAGTTTCGGCCAAGATTTTGGATTGCTCGCGACGAGACAGAGCCCTAGTCCACGAACTAACAGCATGTGCAGCCCTTTGAGTTCCGACGAGCTAACGCCGAGGACGCCGTCGCCGTTGTCGCCGAATGCGGACTCGAGGCTGCCGGTGTTCAACAGGATCAGCAGCACCCTCGCCGATTTCGAGAACCTGAAGATCTAA
- the Tis11 gene encoding tis11 zinc finger protein isoform X1, whose amino-acid sequence MSTAVMSTPMFECSEHLFKNAATAKTKEISTTSTASSNGNSTTGNNGGHAPLRRSYTSLVTTLIEQHRKLDRSASEPTSRYKTELCRPFEESGTCKYGDKCQFAHGYSELRNLARHPKYKTELCRTFHTIGFCPYGPRCHFIHNFEEARIHNQKVSAQLGSTQPNIMGLNPLLSAATAAAAAAAGNNCNGSNVNLTVNSVSLLEQIVASPQVAAAAAAATPSLMRTNSLSLCNNNNHSNNNNNNNNTYNPPLLRTNSLSLTTTQHHHHHHHHHHHQNGTTGVSSVIGATRPKPLNLSPTFSLGSTGDSISPSSSLSQSPTNSMASFFSDDCSQQPSLSLPTTAFSFGQDFGLLATRQSPSPRTNSMCSPLSSDELTPRTPSPLSPNADSRLPVFNRISSTLADFENLKI is encoded by the coding sequence AATGCAGCTACCGCGAAGACAAAGGAGATATCCACGACGTCGACGGCGAGCAGCAATGGCAACAGCACGACCGGTAATAACGGCGGACACGCGCCCCTACGTCGAAGCTACACCTCCCTGGTAACCACTTTGATCGAGCAGCATCGTAAACTGGACCGGAGTGCAAGCGAGCCGACCTCTCGCTACAAAACCGAGTTGTGCCGGCCATTTGAGGAAAGCGGTACCTGCAAATATGGCGACAAGTGTCAGTTCGCGCACGGCTACAGTGAATTGCGCAATCTCGCCCGCCATCCGAAATACAAGACCGAGCTGTGCCGTACGTTCCACACGATCGGGTTCTGCCCGTACGGGCCCCGGTGCCATTTCATTCACAACTTCGAGGAGGCGCGGATCCACAACCAAAAAGTGAGCGCGCAGCTGGGCTCGACGCAGCCGAACATCATGGGCCTGAATCCGTTGTTGAGCGCGGcaacggcagcggcggcggccgcgGCGGGCAACAATTGCAATGGCTCGAATGTGAACCTAACCGTGAACAGTGTCAGTCTCCTCGAGCAGATCGTTGCGTCTCCGCAAGTGGCCGCGGCGGCAGCTGCGGCGACGCCCAGCCTGATgcggaccaactcgttgagcctgtgcaacaacaacaatcacagcaacaacaacaacaataacaacaacacgTACAACCCACCGTTGCTTAGAACGAACTCGCTGAGCCTGACGACCACTCAGCACCACCATCAtcaccatcatcatcatcatcatcagaaCGGCACGACGGGCGTCAGCTCAGTTATCGGCGCTACCAGGCCGAAGCCGTTGAATCTGAGCCCGACGTTCTCGCTCGGCAGCACGGGGGACTCGATCTCGCCGTCGTCGAGCCTCAGCCAGTCGCCGACGAACTCGATGGCCAGCTTCTTCAGCGACGATTGCAGTCAACAGCCGTCCCTAAGCTTACCCACCACAGCGTTCAGTTTCGGCCAAGATTTTGGATTGCTCGCGACGAGACAGAGCCCTAGTCCACGAACTAACAGCATGTGCAGCCCTTTGAGTTCCGACGAGCTAACGCCGAGGACGCCGTCGCCGTTGTCGCCGAATGCGGACTCGAGGCTGCCGGTGTTCAACAGGATCAGCAGCACCCTCGCCGATTTCGAGAACCTGAAGATCTAA